From Nicotiana tabacum cultivar K326 chromosome 15, ASM71507v2, whole genome shotgun sequence, the proteins below share one genomic window:
- the LOC107782409 gene encoding GATA transcription factor 26 isoform X1: MGKEGPCYHCGVTSTPLWRNGPPEKPILCNACGSRWRTKGTLANYTPLHARAEPCDFEEHRVSRFKNMSSTKNKDAKVLKRKQTHDMVEVGTPPDYNFGFRKCLDEDTSNRSSSGSVVSNSESCAQFGSAEASDLTGPAQSNIWDTTVPSKKRTCFNRPKPSSVEKLTKDLYTILHEQQQSSCFSASSEDDLLFESEKPMVSVEIGHGSMLIRHPSSIGREESSEASSLSVENKHRSVNEAYSRLTTPPVNISRGVDSPNSGTERTKKPTGQVVEQNQIKRNKDHLENLQILGHHNSPLRYIELKDVLNFEEFMRHLSSDDQQQLLKYLPPVDSFAPPDSLRSMFESSQFEENLSSFQKLLAEGVFDNSLPGVKLEDCRTLKRFILCYLSKSKWVEQYNLLKDTKCKNSSSGSEVAGERSVIGTCHSVTVKRPQERQHLKYSGAKTTMKSPKSVVMKSIYEQKEPLDNDGSCSSPKSSFALPSETSSLVLDSFRSANENSDQDLLLNVPSNSYFPQAELLLPTSSFTPQASTSSSSMYPSHLVRP, from the exons ATGGGAAAGGAAGGACCTTGCTATCACTGTGGTGTTACAA GCACCCCACTCTGGCGTAATGGACCTCCGGAAAAGCCAATATTGTGCAACGCATGTGGATCTCGGTGGAGAACAAAAGGGACTTTGGCAAACTATACTCCTTTGCATGCAAGGGCAGAACCTTGTGACTTTGAGGAACACCGAGTTTCTAGGTTCAAGAACATGTCTTCTACAAAGAACAAAGATGCAAAGGTTCTGAAACGAAAGCAAACTCATGATATGGTTGAAGTTGGAACTCCTCCTGATTATAATTTCGGTTTCAGAAAGTGCTTAGATGAAGATACTAGCAATAGGTCAAGTTCTGGCTCCGTTGTCTCAAATTCCGAGAGCTGTGCACAATTTGGTAGTGCTGAAGCAAGTGATTTGACAG GCCCAGCACAATCCAATATATGGGATACAACGGTGCCTTCAAAGAAGAGAACCTGTTTCAATCGTCCAAAGCCATCTTCAGTCGAGAAGCTCACCAAAGACCTATATACCATCTTACATGAACAACAACAAAGTTCATGCTTCTCTGCATCCTCTGAAGATGATTTGCTTTTCGAGAGTGAAAAGCCGATGGTTTCGGTTGAGATAGGACATGGGAGTATGCTAATTCGGCATCCTAGTTCGATAGGCAGAGAAGAATCATCAGAAGCCAGCTCTCTTTCCGTTGAAAACAAGCACCGTTCTGTCAATGAGGCTTATTCACGATTGACTACCCCACCTGTAAATATTAGTAGGGGTGTCGATTCACCAAATAGTGGGACCGAGAGAACCAAGAAACCTACCGGTCAGGTGGTGGAACAGAACCAGATTAAAAG AAACAAAGATCACCTTGAAAACCTACAGATTCTTGGACATCATAATTCACCCCTTCGCTATATAGAACTGAAG GACGTACTTAATTTTGAAGAATTCATGAGGCATTTATCAAGTGATGATCAACAACAGCTACTAAAGTACTTACCGCCTGTTGATTCTTTTGCGCCTCCAGATAG TCTTAGAAGCATGTTTGAGAGCTCTCAATTTGAGGAAAACCTCTCTTCTTTCCAGAAACTTCTTGCAGAAGGTGTTTTCGATAACTCGTTGCCAGGAGTAAAGTTAGAAGATTGTAGAACCTTGAAGAGGTTTATATTATGCTATTTATCAAAGTCAAAATGGGTGGAACAATATAATCTACTCAAG GACACAAAGTGTAAGAATAGTAGCAGCGGTTCTGAAGTTGCAGGAGAGCGAAGTGTTATCGGCACATGTCATTCAGTAACTGTGAAGAGACCACAGGAGCGACAACATCTAAAGTATTCGG GTGCAAAGACAACAATGAAGAGCCCCAAGAGTGTGGTGATGAAAAGCATCTATGAGCAGAAGGAACCATTAGACAATGATGGTTCTTGCTCCAGCCCAAAAAGCTCGTTCGCCTTGCCTTCTGAGACTAGTTCCCTCGTACTGGATTCTTTCCGTTCTGCAAACGAAAATTCTGATCAGGACTTGCTGCTGAATGTGCCATCCAACAGCTACTTCCCTCAAGCAGAACTACTCTTACCAACATCAAGTTTTACTCCTCAAGCGAGTACTAGTAGTAGCTCAATGTATCCTTCACATCTCGTCCGTCCCTAG
- the LOC107782409 gene encoding GATA transcription factor 26 isoform X2, which produces MSSTKNKDAKVLKRKQTHDMVEVGTPPDYNFGFRKCLDEDTSNRSSSGSVVSNSESCAQFGSAEASDLTGPAQSNIWDTTVPSKKRTCFNRPKPSSVEKLTKDLYTILHEQQQSSCFSASSEDDLLFESEKPMVSVEIGHGSMLIRHPSSIGREESSEASSLSVENKHRSVNEAYSRLTTPPVNISRGVDSPNSGTERTKKPTGQVVEQNQIKRNKDHLENLQILGHHNSPLRYIELKDVLNFEEFMRHLSSDDQQQLLKYLPPVDSFAPPDSLRSMFESSQFEENLSSFQKLLAEGVFDNSLPGVKLEDCRTLKRFILCYLSKSKWVEQYNLLKDTKCKNSSSGSEVAGERSVIGTCHSVTVKRPQERQHLKYSGAKTTMKSPKSVVMKSIYEQKEPLDNDGSCSSPKSSFALPSETSSLVLDSFRSANENSDQDLLLNVPSNSYFPQAELLLPTSSFTPQASTSSSSMYPSHLVRP; this is translated from the exons ATGTCTTCTACAAAGAACAAAGATGCAAAGGTTCTGAAACGAAAGCAAACTCATGATATGGTTGAAGTTGGAACTCCTCCTGATTATAATTTCGGTTTCAGAAAGTGCTTAGATGAAGATACTAGCAATAGGTCAAGTTCTGGCTCCGTTGTCTCAAATTCCGAGAGCTGTGCACAATTTGGTAGTGCTGAAGCAAGTGATTTGACAG GCCCAGCACAATCCAATATATGGGATACAACGGTGCCTTCAAAGAAGAGAACCTGTTTCAATCGTCCAAAGCCATCTTCAGTCGAGAAGCTCACCAAAGACCTATATACCATCTTACATGAACAACAACAAAGTTCATGCTTCTCTGCATCCTCTGAAGATGATTTGCTTTTCGAGAGTGAAAAGCCGATGGTTTCGGTTGAGATAGGACATGGGAGTATGCTAATTCGGCATCCTAGTTCGATAGGCAGAGAAGAATCATCAGAAGCCAGCTCTCTTTCCGTTGAAAACAAGCACCGTTCTGTCAATGAGGCTTATTCACGATTGACTACCCCACCTGTAAATATTAGTAGGGGTGTCGATTCACCAAATAGTGGGACCGAGAGAACCAAGAAACCTACCGGTCAGGTGGTGGAACAGAACCAGATTAAAAG AAACAAAGATCACCTTGAAAACCTACAGATTCTTGGACATCATAATTCACCCCTTCGCTATATAGAACTGAAG GACGTACTTAATTTTGAAGAATTCATGAGGCATTTATCAAGTGATGATCAACAACAGCTACTAAAGTACTTACCGCCTGTTGATTCTTTTGCGCCTCCAGATAG TCTTAGAAGCATGTTTGAGAGCTCTCAATTTGAGGAAAACCTCTCTTCTTTCCAGAAACTTCTTGCAGAAGGTGTTTTCGATAACTCGTTGCCAGGAGTAAAGTTAGAAGATTGTAGAACCTTGAAGAGGTTTATATTATGCTATTTATCAAAGTCAAAATGGGTGGAACAATATAATCTACTCAAG GACACAAAGTGTAAGAATAGTAGCAGCGGTTCTGAAGTTGCAGGAGAGCGAAGTGTTATCGGCACATGTCATTCAGTAACTGTGAAGAGACCACAGGAGCGACAACATCTAAAGTATTCGG GTGCAAAGACAACAATGAAGAGCCCCAAGAGTGTGGTGATGAAAAGCATCTATGAGCAGAAGGAACCATTAGACAATGATGGTTCTTGCTCCAGCCCAAAAAGCTCGTTCGCCTTGCCTTCTGAGACTAGTTCCCTCGTACTGGATTCTTTCCGTTCTGCAAACGAAAATTCTGATCAGGACTTGCTGCTGAATGTGCCATCCAACAGCTACTTCCCTCAAGCAGAACTACTCTTACCAACATCAAGTTTTACTCCTCAAGCGAGTACTAGTAGTAGCTCAATGTATCCTTCACATCTCGTCCGTCCCTAG
- the LOC107782408 gene encoding light-harvesting complex-like protein 3 isotype 1, chloroplastic codes for MSSMALFSAPPPHFPTLSPPKPDLTHKPYLLLTLKKPHFSFRAVDDVSSGITATSAVTIEQEKTEESNGVALNSNGSLPAVSAGAPATEEGVRKFQDSRWVGGTWDLKQFEKDGKIHWDSVIDAEVRRRKWLEDNPESSSNEDPVLFDTSIIPWWAWMKRFHLPEAERLNGRAAMIGFFMAYFVDSLTGVGLVDQMGNFFCKTLLFVAVAGVLLIRKNEDIETIKKLVEETTFYDKQWQASWKDETSSGSKES; via the exons ATGTCATCAATGGCCTTATTCTCAGCTCCTCCACCCCACTTCCCAACTCTCTCTCCTCCAAAACCCGATTTAACTCACAAACCATATCTACTTTTAACTCTCAAGAAACCCCATTTCTCCTTTAGAGCTGTTGATGATGTTTCTTCTGGTATTACAGCTACTTCAGCTGTGACTATTGAGCAAGAAAAAACTGAGGAGTCTAATGGGGTGGCTTTGAACTCAAATGGGTCACTGCCGGCGGTTTCCGCCGGAGCTCCGGCGACGGAGGAGGGAGTGAGGAAGTTTCAGGATAGTAGATGGGTTGGTGGGACTTGGGATTTGAAGCAATTTGAGAAAGATGGGAAGATTCATTGGGATTCTGTTATTGATGCAG AGGTTAGGAGAAGAAAATGGTTGGAAGATAACCCAGAGTCATCAAGTAATGAAGACCCTGTGCTTTTCGACACCTCAATTATTCCTTGGTGGGCATGGATGAAGAGGTTTCATCTTCCTGAAGCAGAACGTCTCAATG GTCGTGCTGCAATGATTGGTTTCTTTATGGCCTATTTTGTGGATAGCTTGACTGGTGTAGGCCTCGTCGATCAAATGGGAAACTTCTTCTGCAAAACACTATTGTTTGTAGCTGTAGCCGGTGTTCTTTTGATCCGCAAGAATGAGGATATAGAAACTATCAAAAAGTTGGTCGAAGAGACTACTTTCTACGACAAACAATGGCAAGCATCTTGGAAAGATGAGACCTCAAGCGGTTCGAAGGAGTCTTGA